In Gimesia panareensis, the genomic window GGGCAGTTGAGCGGTTCACCATGCCGCAGATGGTTCTGCAGGTTGGTGTGGTGCAGCTTCGTATCTTCTGCGCCGGACTTTTTGTGTTCCGCCAGTACTTTACCGTCTTTATCTTTGGCGACCCAGCCTTCACGGGTGAAGTAGAGTGTGCCACGGTAGCCGCGGATCAGGTGATCGATGCCAACCCGGTTGCTCATGGTGCCCAGGACGTAAACAGTCATACCCCGCGGGTATTCGCAGATCATTTCGAAGTTGTCAGGTAGGTTGCGGCCGTCGTTCCACTGCCAGATGCCCCCCATGCCGACCACGCGCCGCGGATAGAGCAGGTTGCAGGCCTTCATGATACGGGTGATGCGGTGGATGAACAGGTCGGTGCAGATGCCGCCCGAGTATTGAGCATAGTTCCGCCATTCGAAGTAGTGATGCGGGTTCCAGCCGATTTTGGGGGCCTTGCCGAGCCAGGCGTTCCAGTCGAGGTCGGCTGGTTGAGGCTCGCTGTCTTTCAGTCCGGGGCGACGCCAGGGACCCTGATCGCCGTAGCGGCGGACGTATTCGATCTGGGCCTGTACGACCTGACCGAGTACGCCTTCTTCAATCGCCTTGGCTGCGGACGAGTAGGAATCGTCGGACATACCCTGCACACCGACCTGGATCGGCAGTTTGGTCTCTTTCTGCTTTTTGATAACCGCCTGTGCTTCGGGAATGCTGTGGGTCATCGGTTTTTCGCAATAGACCGCTTTGCCGGCGTCGAGGGCATCGATGGTCATCTGGGAGTGCCAGTGTTCCGGCGTGGCGATGGTGACGTAGTCGATATCCTTGATTTCCAGAACTTTCTGG contains:
- a CDS encoding Gfo/Idh/MocA family protein, producing the protein MSSEQQATANEVSRRSFLRTGGAAAAGMAWTAKSYASILGANDRIRIGFLGAGGMANNHMNTYNALKDKNNLEAIAVADCWKTRAEEGKTKTGAKHAFGDYQKVLEIKDIDYVTIATPEHWHSQMTIDALDAGKAVYCEKPMTHSIPEAQAVIKKQKETKLPIQVGVQGMSDDSYSSAAKAIEEGVLGQVVQAQIEYVRRYGDQGPWRRPGLKDSEPQPADLDWNAWLGKAPKIGWNPHHYFEWRNYAQYSGGICTDLFIHRITRIMKACNLLYPRRVVGMGGIWQWNDGRNLPDNFEMICEYPRGMTVYVLGTMSNRVGIDHLIRGYRGTLYFTREGWVAKDKDGKVLAEHKKSGAEDTKLHHTNLQNHLRHGEPLNCPTELGLAGVVAVNMANESWRTGQMMGWDTQNEKMAPANTLELSHFPETT